In Massilia sp. METH4, the genomic window TCGCCGCCGGCGCGCAATTCGCCGCGCACGGTCTTGCCCGTCTTGTCCTTGCCTTCCCAGGCGAAGATCGATTCCTTGACCTGGTTATCCCTGGTCCTGTTCGGCGCGTATGCCATCGCTATCCGTCCCGTCGTATGTTCTATTCGTTCGTGCAGCCCAGCACTTCCTCGAGGCTCGTCAGGCCGGCCTTCACCTTCACGAGGCCCGACTGGCGCAGCGATTTCACGCCCTCGGCCTGGGCCTGGGCGGCGATCTGCATCGAGTTGCCGTGCGCGAGGATCAGCGCCTCGATCGCCGGCGTGATCGGCATGATCTGGTAGATGCCCACGCGCCCCTTGTAGCCGGAGCCGTTGCAGCGTTCGCAGCCGACCGGGCCGTACGACTTCCAGCTGCCATCGAGCTCCTCTGGCTTGAAGCCCGCGCTCACCAGCTTGTCCGGCGCGATATCGAGCGGCTTCTTGCAGCCGCACAGGCGCCGCGCCAGGCGCTGGGCCGTGATCAGGATCACGGACGAGGCGATGTTGAACGGCGCCACGCCCATGTTCATCAGGCGTGTCAGCGTCGAGGGCGCGTCGTTCGTGTGCAGCGTGGAGAACACCATGTGGCCCGTCTGCGCCGCCTTGATCGCGATATCGGCCGTTTCCAGGTCGCGGATCTCGCCGACCATGATGATGTCCGGGTCCTGGCGCAGGAAGGACTTCAGCGCGACGGGGAAGGTCAGTCCCGCCTTGTCGTTCACGTTCACCTGGTTCACGCCGGGCAGGTTGATCTCGGCCGGGTCTTCGGCCGTCGAGATATTGATGCCCGGCTTGTTCAGGATGTTCAGGCAGGTGTACAGCGACACGGTCTTGCCGGAACCCGTGGGACCGGTGACGAGCACCATGCCGTACGGCCGGGCAATCGCGTCCAGCATCAGCGCCTTCTGTTCCGGCTCGTAGCCCAGCGCGTCGATGCCCATCTGCGCCTGCGTCGCGTCGAGGATACGCATGACGGTCTTTTCGCCGAACAGCGTGGGCAGCGTGGAGACACGCAGGTCCAGCGTCCGGGTCGGCGACACGATCAACCGCATGCGGCCATCCTGCGGCACGCGCTTTTCGGAGATGTCGAGCCGGGCCAGTACCTTGATGCGCGAGACCAGCTTGTCCTTGATGGCCACCGGCGGCTGCGCGTGCTCGACCAGCACGCCATCGACCCGGAACCTGATCCTGTAGAACTTCTCGAACGGTTCGAAGTGCAGGTCCGAGGCGCCCATGTTCACGGCATCCATCAGCATCTTGTTCAGGAAGCGCACGATGGGCGCATCCTCGATATCGGTGGACGGCGCTTCGGCGGCCGCCGCTTCCTGCTCTTCGGCAAAGGCGATGGAACCTTCGGCGCCGGCCAGCTCGTCGATCAGCTGGGCGCTGCTCTTGCCGAGCTCGTGCAGCAGCCGCAGCAGCGCATCGTGCGCCACGATCACGGGTTCGACCAGCGACTCGGTCTGGAACTTGATCTGGTCCAGCGCCTGCATGTTGGTGGGATCGGAAATCGCCACCGACATCTTGTTGCCCCGCTTGGCCAGCGCCACCACGCGCTGCGCCTGCATCAGCTTTTCATCGATGATCTTCTCGGGCAGGGCCGCAACGCTGAGGGCGTGCAAGTCCATCATCGGGTAGGCGAAGGTCTCGGAGCAGAAGGCGGCGAGGTCGCGCGCGCCAATGGCGCCGCCGGCCAGCAGCACGTCGATGAACGGCTGCTTGTCGGCGGCCGAGCGTTTCACCAGCGCGTCCGCCTGGGCGGCCGTCAGGCGACCGGCCTGCACCAGCGCCCGCGCCAATCCCGGCATGGGAGTGCCTGATGCCGTCGTGGGTTGGACTGCTGCCATAGATGAAACGGTTGATGAAATTGGAGGCAATCAAGGGATGATGCCTGTGGGCATCATAATTGTAAAGCCTTGTTTTGTAACGAATCCGTGCCGATTTCACGACTGATGCCGTGCGATCAACGACCTTGGTGCACTTGTCATCCGCGCGTGGATGCGGCAACGGCTCCCTTACCGTTTTCGGACTGTCGAGCGAAAAGTTTAGGCCTGGCGCAAGCCGGCCCATGCGCTGCCTATAATGAGGCATGGACGATCCGCCAACATCCGCCATCGGGCGCCGCCTCGCGCTGATGCCACCGCCGGCACTGGCGGGGATCGTGCGCTATTTCCACGTGGAGTGGGACAGCGCCGGCCCGGCCATCGTGCCGGCTTCTCCCTATCCGATGGCAACGTTCTTCGCCGCCGGCGGTTCCCTGGTGCCTTCGACCGGCGGCCGGCTGGCGCTGTTCCGCGAGCCAATGCTGTGCGGACCCGTTACCGCGGCCATGCCTGTGCTGTGGCAGCAGAACACGTCCTTCATCAGCGCGCTGATCGAACCTGCCAGCTTCGCAACCTTGTTTGGCATGAGCCCCGGCGCCTTGCGCGACACTCCCGTGGCGTTGGCCGATGCCGAACCGTGCGTGCCTGCGAGGGCGCTGGCGGAGGCAGTGGCGGGCACGCGCGACATCGCCCGCTGGGTCGGTGCGCTGCAATCCTGGCTGTTGCAGGTGCTCGCCCGCCGGGGAGGACGTGCCGCGCCATTCGTGTTGCCTGCCGCGCTGCTCGACTTGCCGGCTCCCGAGATCGCGCGGCGCTATGGCATCGGCGAGCGACAGCTGGAGCGTCGCTTCCAGGCCAGTTATGGCCAGAGCATGCGGGCGATGCGCCAGATGCTGCGCTATACCCGGGCGCTTGGCATGCTGATGCACCTTCCGCCGCGCCCGGGCCTGCTCACGCGGGTGGCGATGGATGCTGGCTATCACGACCAGGCCCACATGATCCGGGACTTTACCGCGTACACCGGCCGCCCGCCTGGCGCCTGGTATGCGGACGGCGACGACCGCCTGCACCGCATGTACCGCTACGACACGCCGCACCGGGCCATCGTCACGCGGGCTTGAGCAAGCCATGTCGGCTCCGTACAATTTTTCCAGCGCCCGCGCCGCTATCGTGCCGCCTTCGGATAGCGAAGGAGAGAGCGATGGAGAGAGCAATCGAGCAACACGACGGTTTCCTCGTCACGTCGGCAGCGGCCCTGTTCGATGCCGCCCGCAAGGACAGCCTGTGGTACCTCACGTTCGGCCTGGCATGCTGCGCCGTCGAGATGATGGAATGCGCGTCGGCCCGCTACGACATGGACCGCTTCGGCATGGTGCCGCGAGCCTCGCCGCGGCATGCGGACCTGATGATCGTGGCGGGGACGTTGACCAACAAGATGGCGCGCGCCATGCGCAAGGTCTATGACCAGATGCCCGAGCCGAAGTACGTGATTTCGATGGGTTCCTGCGCCAACGGCGGCGGCTATTACCACTACAGCTACTCCGTGGTGCGCGGCTGCGACCGCATCGTGCCCGTCGATATCTACATCCCCGGTTGCCCGCCCACCGCCGAGGCGCTGCTGTACGGCTTGCTGCAATTGCAACGCAAGATCGCCCTGAACGGAGCGGAGGCGGCACATCCCGAGCTGGCCCGCTAAACACCCAAGGTCGAGCGCGTGTCATGGGGCAGGCACCATGACACGAGCTCGACAGTCACGCCATCGTTCAGCACACTGGGCTATGATGAGGTGTTATCGGGGAGGCATCATATGCGCAAGCTGGTGGCCGGCGTCATGCTGGCATGGGCGGCAGCGGGGGCGGCATCGGCCGAACCCGCACTCTTGAAGGCGGCACAAGAGCGGCAGGCGGCGGCGCTGGCGCTGCTGGAAAAGCTCGTCAACATTGATTCCGGCACCTTCAATGCGAAGGGGTTGGACGCGGTCGGGGCGATTGCCGCGGCCGAACTGGCGCAGCAGGGTTTCAGCGTCGAGAAGACACCGGCCACCCCGGCGGCAGGCCACAACATCGTGGCCACGCGCACCGGTTCCGGCAAGGGCAGGGTGCTGCTGGTCGCCCACATGGATACCGTGTTCCCGGACGGCACGGCGGCGAAGCGCCCGTTCCGCATCGAAGGCAGACGTGCCTATGGCCCGGGCATCATGGACGACAAGGGCGGCATCGTCATCGCCGTCCAGGCAGCCCGGCTGCTGGGCGACAAAGACTTCGGCAAGCTCACCATCCTGCTCAACACGAACGAGGAAACGGGCTCGGAAGGCACGCGCGCCCTGATCGACAAGCTGGTGCGCGGGCACGACGTCGCCTTCAACCTGGAGCCGGGCCGCGCGGCCGACGGCCTGGTGGTGGCCCGCAAGGGCAGCGGCGAGATCGAGCTGGAAGTGACGGGCAAGGCTTCGCATGCCGGCGTGGCGCCGAAGCAGGGCGTCAACGCGGCGCTGGAAGCGGCGCACCAGGTCGTGCAGCTGTCCCGCCTGGGCGACGATGCCAAGGAAACCACGGTCAGCTGG contains:
- the pilB gene encoding type IV-A pilus assembly ATPase PilB, translated to MPGLARALVQAGRLTAAQADALVKRSAADKQPFIDVLLAGGAIGARDLAAFCSETFAYPMMDLHALSVAALPEKIIDEKLMQAQRVVALAKRGNKMSVAISDPTNMQALDQIKFQTESLVEPVIVAHDALLRLLHELGKSSAQLIDELAGAEGSIAFAEEQEAAAAEAPSTDIEDAPIVRFLNKMLMDAVNMGASDLHFEPFEKFYRIRFRVDGVLVEHAQPPVAIKDKLVSRIKVLARLDISEKRVPQDGRMRLIVSPTRTLDLRVSTLPTLFGEKTVMRILDATQAQMGIDALGYEPEQKALMLDAIARPYGMVLVTGPTGSGKTVSLYTCLNILNKPGINISTAEDPAEINLPGVNQVNVNDKAGLTFPVALKSFLRQDPDIIMVGEIRDLETADIAIKAAQTGHMVFSTLHTNDAPSTLTRLMNMGVAPFNIASSVILITAQRLARRLCGCKKPLDIAPDKLVSAGFKPEELDGSWKSYGPVGCERCNGSGYKGRVGIYQIMPITPAIEALILAHGNSMQIAAQAQAEGVKSLRQSGLVKVKAGLTSLEEVLGCTNE
- a CDS encoding glutamate carboxypeptidase, giving the protein MRKLVAGVMLAWAAAGAASAEPALLKAAQERQAAALALLEKLVNIDSGTFNAKGLDAVGAIAAAELAQQGFSVEKTPATPAAGHNIVATRTGSGKGRVLLVAHMDTVFPDGTAAKRPFRIEGRRAYGPGIMDDKGGIVIAVQAARLLGDKDFGKLTILLNTNEETGSEGTRALIDKLVRGHDVAFNLEPGRAADGLVVARKGSGEIELEVTGKASHAGVAPKQGVNAALEAAHQVVQLSRLGDDAKETTVSWTVIHGGERSNVIPDHARATADVRVKTPEEFDRVERDMRSIAAKKLVPEAQIALSLTRGFPPMPPSAVTDGLAARAASIYAEIGRKLTLESTGGAADASLMFAAGVPTLDGLGIVGGGIHTADEYAEVDSIAPRIYLLARLIQEYGRRPAITK
- a CDS encoding helix-turn-helix domain-containing protein codes for the protein MDDPPTSAIGRRLALMPPPALAGIVRYFHVEWDSAGPAIVPASPYPMATFFAAGGSLVPSTGGRLALFREPMLCGPVTAAMPVLWQQNTSFISALIEPASFATLFGMSPGALRDTPVALADAEPCVPARALAEAVAGTRDIARWVGALQSWLLQVLARRGGRAAPFVLPAALLDLPAPEIARRYGIGERQLERRFQASYGQSMRAMRQMLRYTRALGMLMHLPPRPGLLTRVAMDAGYHDQAHMIRDFTAYTGRPPGAWYADGDDRLHRMYRYDTPHRAIVTRA
- a CDS encoding NADH-quinone oxidoreductase subunit B family protein; the protein is MERAIEQHDGFLVTSAAALFDAARKDSLWYLTFGLACCAVEMMECASARYDMDRFGMVPRASPRHADLMIVAGTLTNKMARAMRKVYDQMPEPKYVISMGSCANGGGYYHYSYSVVRGCDRIVPVDIYIPGCPPTAEALLYGLLQLQRKIALNGAEAAHPELAR